Proteins encoded in a region of the Pseudomonas viciae genome:
- a CDS encoding DUF1302 domain-containing protein: MATRKIAASRRVPFTLTLAASLGLGASVAQAFQIDTGNPDLSLRWDNTLKYSAAWRLKEPSSKLSEGQTALNQNDGDHNFGKGLISNRLDILSELDIGFHNFGARLSGAAWYDTVYQDRNDNNDAASANQRSVGFDEFTSDTRQLHGGDGELLDAFVYWNGELADRALSIRAGRHGLIWGESLFFGGNGIAGAMAPVDVVKAQSVPNTQFKEITRPVNQLSTAYQLTDDVSLGAFYQLEWEATRLPGAGSYFSTSDTIGDGNERLITGGPFPDFLGGNANSPAAFFHGKDKKARSSGQGGLQLKYNTGTTDYGLYALQYHEKTPTLYLKPNATGPDFGTGKVGEYSWVYPEDIRVLGASFATSVDEYSFAGEASMRWNMPLVSNAQTVLPGVEADNNDDALYAVGRTAHVNLNVLASLGPSFVANEASLTGEVAWNRLLAVTKNRAALDPNATDDALGLKLVYTPTYRQFFPGVDISVPLGISYFPMGKSAVISGFGPDRGGDMNIGVSATYLDQVTVGLTYTHFYGPEDTSLNAANQFNYKQSLKDRDYLAFSVKTTF, encoded by the coding sequence ATGGCTACTCGCAAGATCGCTGCGTCGCGGCGCGTCCCCTTCACCCTGACCCTGGCGGCCAGCCTGGGGCTTGGCGCTTCGGTTGCCCAGGCCTTTCAGATCGATACCGGCAATCCCGATCTCAGTTTGCGCTGGGACAACACGCTCAAGTACAGCGCGGCCTGGCGCCTGAAGGAGCCCAGCAGCAAACTCAGCGAGGGCCAGACGGCGCTGAACCAGAATGACGGCGATCACAACTTCGGCAAGGGGTTGATCTCCAATCGGCTGGATATTCTTTCCGAACTGGACATTGGTTTTCACAACTTCGGTGCCCGTTTGAGCGGTGCCGCGTGGTACGACACCGTCTACCAGGACCGCAACGACAACAACGACGCGGCCAGTGCCAACCAACGTTCGGTGGGCTTCGACGAGTTCACCAGCGACACCCGTCAACTGCACGGTGGTGACGGTGAACTGCTGGATGCCTTTGTCTATTGGAACGGTGAGTTGGCCGACCGTGCCTTATCGATTCGCGCCGGGCGCCACGGCCTGATCTGGGGCGAGAGCCTGTTTTTCGGCGGCAACGGTATTGCCGGTGCCATGGCACCGGTGGATGTGGTCAAGGCGCAATCGGTGCCCAACACCCAATTCAAGGAAATCACCCGGCCGGTCAACCAGCTCTCGACCGCCTACCAACTGACCGACGATGTGTCATTGGGCGCCTTCTACCAGTTGGAGTGGGAAGCCACTCGCTTGCCGGGCGCCGGCAGCTACTTCTCCACCAGCGATACCATCGGCGACGGCAATGAACGGCTGATCACTGGCGGACCGTTTCCGGATTTCCTGGGCGGTAATGCCAATAGCCCGGCTGCGTTTTTCCATGGCAAGGACAAGAAAGCCAGGAGCTCCGGTCAGGGCGGCCTGCAGCTCAAGTACAACACCGGGACGACGGACTACGGTCTGTACGCGCTCCAATATCACGAGAAAACCCCAACGTTGTACTTGAAGCCGAATGCCACCGGGCCGGATTTCGGTACTGGCAAAGTCGGCGAGTACTCCTGGGTCTATCCGGAAGATATCCGTGTCCTGGGGGCCAGTTTCGCCACCTCCGTGGACGAGTACAGCTTTGCCGGCGAGGCATCGATGCGCTGGAACATGCCGTTGGTGTCCAACGCCCAGACCGTCCTGCCGGGCGTCGAGGCGGACAACAACGATGATGCCCTGTACGCCGTCGGCCGTACGGCTCACGTCAACCTCAACGTCCTGGCATCGCTGGGCCCTTCCTTCGTCGCCAATGAAGCCAGCCTGACAGGGGAAGTGGCCTGGAACCGCCTGCTCGCCGTGACCAAGAACCGCGCAGCCCTTGATCCTAACGCCACCGACGACGCCCTGGGCCTGAAACTGGTTTACACGCCCACCTATCGCCAGTTCTTCCCGGGCGTGGATATCAGCGTGCCGCTGGGCATCAGTTATTTCCCCATGGGCAAGTCGGCTGTGATCAGCGGGTTCGGCCCCGACAGAGGGGGGGATATGAACATCGGTGTCTCCGCCACCTACCTGGACCAAGTGACTGTGGGGCTGACCTACACCCACTTCTACGGGCCCGAGGACACCAGCCTCAACGCCGCCAACCAGTTCAATTACAAGCAGTCGCTGAAGGACCGGGATTACCTGGCTTTCTCCGTCAAGACCACGTTCTAA
- a CDS encoding FAD-dependent oxidoreductase codes for MKAVKKVLIVGGGIGGLCAAIALRRQDIEVELVELKTQWTVYGVGIIQQSNVVREMAKLGVLDGYLDAAYAFEDVTINTTAGEQLARIPGQRLAGPEYPANVGISRLALHQVLCETTIALGASIRLGLSVQTLEQVDEGVDVLFTDGSRGCYDLVVGADGLYSQMRGLLFGEQYRPRFTGQSVWRYNFPRAAGIDHLATFQGPAGNAGLVPLGRDQMYMFVTSHEPANPRMDAATLATQMRQRLSGFTGLIGELREQILDSDQVVYKPLEVVFVSEPWYRGRVVLIGDAVHATTPHLGQGAGMAIEDAVVLGEELVAGGSVEQQLERFMARRYERCKFISESSVLAGDKEMAHDSSFDRIGLVRRMLEVTAEPI; via the coding sequence ATGAAAGCAGTGAAAAAAGTGCTTATCGTCGGTGGTGGTATCGGTGGTCTGTGCGCCGCGATCGCTTTGCGTCGCCAGGACATCGAAGTCGAACTTGTCGAGCTCAAGACGCAATGGACAGTCTACGGCGTCGGCATCATCCAGCAGAGCAACGTCGTGCGTGAGATGGCCAAGTTGGGTGTGTTGGACGGCTACCTGGATGCTGCCTACGCGTTCGAGGATGTGACCATCAATACCACAGCGGGTGAACAGCTGGCGCGAATACCCGGCCAGCGCCTGGCCGGCCCCGAATACCCGGCCAACGTCGGCATCTCGCGCCTGGCCCTGCATCAAGTCCTCTGCGAAACCACCATTGCCCTGGGTGCCTCGATTCGCCTGGGCCTGAGCGTGCAAACCCTGGAGCAGGTGGACGAGGGCGTTGATGTGCTGTTCACCGACGGCAGTCGCGGTTGTTACGACCTGGTCGTGGGGGCCGATGGCCTGTACTCGCAAATGCGCGGTTTGCTGTTCGGCGAGCAGTACCGGCCGCGTTTCACCGGCCAGTCGGTGTGGCGCTACAACTTTCCACGCGCCGCTGGAATCGATCACCTGGCTACCTTCCAAGGCCCTGCTGGCAATGCCGGACTGGTGCCGCTGGGTCGTGACCAGATGTACATGTTCGTCACCTCCCATGAACCCGCCAACCCCCGGATGGATGCCGCCACGCTGGCGACCCAGATGCGCCAGCGCCTGAGTGGTTTTACCGGGCTGATCGGTGAACTGCGCGAGCAGATCCTCGACAGTGACCAGGTGGTCTACAAGCCGTTGGAGGTGGTGTTCGTCAGTGAGCCCTGGTACCGCGGCCGTGTCGTGCTGATTGGCGACGCGGTGCACGCCACGACGCCGCACCTGGGCCAGGGCGCTGGCATGGCCATTGAAGATGCTGTCGTGCTCGGCGAAGAGCTGGTCGCCGGTGGCAGCGTCGAACAGCAGCTCGAACGCTTCATGGCGCGCCGATACGAGCGCTGCAAATTCATCAGCGAAAGCTCGGTGCTGGCCGGTGACAAGGAAATGGCCCACGACAGCAGTTTCGACCGGATCGGCCTGGTCAGGCGGATGCTCGAGGTCACGGCAGAGCCCATCTGA
- a CDS encoding Rieske (2Fe-2S) protein, producing MSLDALALCRLDELLEGQARGFDPLDTGKDSVFALRHGGEVRVYRNSCPHLQVRLEYRKDRFLSVDGSQIVCYAHGARFLPDSGLCIYGPCLGESLSALQWHAEADWLVLEAGQLEACAPESTYRGC from the coding sequence ATGAGTCTCGACGCCCTTGCGCTATGTCGCCTGGATGAATTGCTCGAAGGGCAGGCCCGCGGATTCGATCCTCTGGACACAGGGAAGGACAGCGTGTTTGCCCTGCGCCATGGCGGCGAGGTGCGGGTCTATCGCAATAGTTGCCCGCATCTGCAGGTGCGCCTGGAGTACCGCAAGGATCGTTTTCTCAGTGTCGATGGCAGCCAGATTGTCTGTTACGCCCACGGTGCCCGGTTCCTTCCGGACAGTGGCCTGTGCATCTACGGACCGTGCCTGGGGGAAAGCCTGAGTGCTCTGCAATGGCATGCGGAGGCTGATTGGCTGGTGCTCGAAGCGGGTCAATTGGAGGCGTGTGCACCTGAATCAACGTATCGCGGTTGCTGA
- a CDS encoding VOC family protein produces MNIIGLDALIFGVDDIQACTHCLRDYGLQPVDVDSEGGRFEALDGTAVIIRRADDASLPAAIGPAPSIRETIYGVASGADLEAIADELGRDRLVIRGADGSVHSVDDMGFAIGFQISVRRPYSAPADLTNAPGHAPQRPVNQPGITPDMQALPRTLSHVVYFVPDALKAEAFYKRLGFMTTDTFVGAGPFMRPAGSDDHHCLFMIQTPPHMKGCEHFTFHMGSGTEVLLAGRRFEQQGWTSFWGPGRHLFGSNWFWYFNSPLGCHIEYDADMDKHDDAWQARQAPLSADNSQLFLFTSREKWFPSGPPPKQA; encoded by the coding sequence ATGAACATCATTGGCCTTGATGCCTTGATTTTTGGCGTCGACGACATTCAAGCCTGTACCCATTGCCTGCGTGACTACGGCCTGCAACCTGTCGATGTCGACAGCGAGGGCGGTCGTTTTGAAGCCCTCGACGGCACTGCCGTGATTATCCGCCGGGCTGACGATGCCAGTCTGCCGGCGGCCATCGGGCCTGCACCCTCGATTCGTGAAACCATCTATGGCGTGGCCAGCGGTGCGGATCTCGAGGCCATCGCCGATGAGCTGGGGCGCGATCGCCTGGTGATCCGTGGTGCCGATGGCTCCGTGCACAGTGTTGACGATATGGGGTTCGCCATTGGTTTTCAGATCAGTGTGCGGCGTCCGTACAGCGCGCCAGCCGACCTGACCAATGCGCCGGGCCATGCCCCCCAGCGCCCGGTCAATCAACCGGGTATCACCCCCGATATGCAGGCCCTGCCGCGCACCCTGTCTCATGTGGTGTATTTCGTGCCGGATGCGCTGAAGGCCGAGGCCTTTTACAAGCGCCTGGGCTTCATGACCACCGATACCTTCGTTGGTGCTGGCCCGTTCATGCGTCCAGCCGGTTCCGATGACCATCATTGCCTGTTCATGATCCAGACGCCACCGCACATGAAGGGTTGCGAGCACTTTACCTTTCACATGGGCAGCGGCACGGAAGTGCTGCTGGCCGGGCGACGCTTCGAACAGCAAGGCTGGACCAGCTTCTGGGGCCCAGGCCGTCACCTCTTTGGCTCCAACTGGTTCTGGTACTTCAACAGCCCATTGGGCTGCCACATCGAATACGACGCCGACATGGACAAGCACGATGATGCCTGGCAAGCGCGTCAGGCGCCTTTGTCGGCGGATAACTCGCAGCTGTTCCTGTTCACTTCCCGGGAAAAATGGTTCCCGAGCGGTCCGCCGCCCAAGCAGGCCTGA